A region from the Arvicola amphibius chromosome 12, mArvAmp1.2, whole genome shotgun sequence genome encodes:
- the Adipor1 gene encoding adiponectin receptor protein 1 has translation MSSHKGPAVAQGNGAPSGNRETDTVELAELGPLLEEKGKRATTSPAKAEEEQTCPVPQEEEEEVRVLTLPLQAHHAMEKMEEFVYKVWEGRWRVIPYDVLPDWLKDNDYLLHGHRPPMPSFRACFKSIFRIHTETGNIWTHLLGFVLFLFLGILTMLRPNMYFMAPLQEKVVFGMFFLGAVLCLSFSWLFHTVYCHSEKVSRTFSKLDYSGIALLIMGSFVPWLYYSFYCSPQPRLIYLSIVCVLGISAIIVAQWDRFATPKHRQTRAGVFLGLGLSGVVPTMHFTIAEGFVKATTVGQMGWFFLMAVMYITGAGLYAARIPERFFPGKFDIWFQSHQIFHVLVVAAAFVHFYGVSNLQEFRYGLEGGCTDDSLL, from the exons ATGTCTTCCCACAAAGGGCCTGCGGTGGCACAGGGCAATGGGGCTCCTTCTGGTAACAGAGAAACTGACACGGTGGAACTGGCTGAACTGGGACCCCTGCTGGAGGAGAAGGGCAAGCGGGCAACCACCAGCCCAGCAAAG GCTGAAGAAGAACAGACATGCCCAGtgcctcaggaagaggaggaggaggtgcgGGTACTAACGCTTCCTCTGCAAGCCCACCATGCCATGGAGAAGATGGAGGAGTTCGTATATAAG GTCTGGGAGGGGCGCTGGAGAGTCATCCCGTATGACGTGCTTCCCGACTGGCTGAAAGACAATGACTACCTGTTACACGGCCACAGACCACCCATGCCCTCCTTTCGGGCTTGCTTCAAGAGCATCTTCCGCATCCACACAGAAACTGGCAACATCTGGACCCATCTGCTTG GTTTCGTGCTGTTCCTCTTTTTGGGAATCTTGACCATGCTCAGACCAAATATGTACTTCATGGCTCCCCTGCAGGAGAAGGTGGTGTTCGGGATGTTCTTCCTCGGCGCAGtgctctgcctcagcttctcctgGCTCTTCCACACCGTCTATTGTCACTCAGAGAAAGTCTCGCGGACTTTTTCTAA ACTGGACTATTCAGGGATTGCTCTGCTGATCATGGGGAGCTTCGTCCCCTGGCTCTATTACTCCTTCTACTGCTCCCCACAGCCACGGCTCATCTACCTCTCCATCGTCTGTGTCCTGGGCATTTCTGCCATCATTGTGGCACAGTGGGATCGGTTTGCTACTCCTAAGCACCGGCAGACAAGAGCAG GCGTGTTCCTGGGACTTGGCTTGAGTGGTGTTGTACCCACCATGCACTTTACAATCGCTGAGGGCTTTGTCAAGGCCACCACAGTGGGCCAGATGGGCTGGTTCTTCCTCATGGCTGTGATGTACATCACCGGAGCTGGCCTGTATGCTGCTCGGATTCCTGAGCGCTTCTTTCCTGGAAAATTTGACATATGG TTCCAGTCTCATCAGATTTTCCACGTCCTGGTGGTGGCAGCGGCTTTCGTCCACTTCTATGGGGTCTCCAACCTTCAGGAATTCCGTTACGGCCTGGAAGGTGGCTGTACCGACGACTCCCTTCTCTGA